The Marivivens sp. LCG002 genome contains a region encoding:
- the recN gene encoding DNA repair protein RecN: protein MLRGLDIRDMLIIDRLELEFQPGLNVLTGETGAGKSILLDSLGFVLGWRGRAELVRAGAEQGEVTAVFDLPEGHPAEALLSEFGIEHEGELILRRVNTTDGRKTAWVNDRRVSGEVLRQLSDTLVELHGQHDDRGLLNPRGHRQLLDAFATNDTLIAKTGEAWRTLSKARKSLVEAEAKVAEVRAEEDFLRHAVGELDKLAPEPGEEAKLDTDRRLMQAAEKIKQDVAQALNALSYDGAEGMIASANRWLEGVVDKAEGRLDAPLAALERAMVELSEAQSGVEACLDALTFNPAELEDCEERLFAIRGLARKHGVLPDDLAKFADDLRERLAVLDAGEAGLGKLEQAVKEAEAAYESAAAALSDARREAAARLDAAMAKELAPLKMERAVFVTEITQGDAGPEGRDEVNFTVATNPGSPAGPLNKIASGGELSRFLLALKVCLTQGVSGMTMIFDEIDRGVGGATADAVGRRLAEIAKGGQVLVVTHSPQVAALGGHHWRVEKRQTEDATTSTVVPLTMTDRIDEIARMLSGDRITDEARAAARALMPS, encoded by the coding sequence ATGCTCCGCGGGCTCGATATCCGTGATATGTTGATCATTGATCGGCTGGAACTCGAGTTTCAGCCGGGTCTCAATGTGCTTACAGGCGAGACAGGGGCGGGCAAATCGATCCTTCTCGACTCGCTCGGCTTTGTGCTGGGGTGGCGTGGCCGCGCTGAATTGGTGCGCGCTGGGGCAGAGCAGGGCGAAGTGACGGCTGTCTTCGATCTCCCCGAGGGACACCCCGCCGAAGCGCTTCTTTCCGAATTCGGGATCGAGCACGAAGGCGAACTGATCCTGCGCCGCGTGAACACGACCGACGGGCGCAAGACCGCATGGGTCAATGATCGCCGCGTCTCGGGTGAAGTGCTGCGGCAATTGTCGGACACATTGGTGGAACTTCACGGCCAGCATGACGATCGCGGGCTACTCAATCCGCGTGGACACCGCCAGCTTCTCGATGCTTTTGCCACCAATGACACCTTGATCGCAAAGACGGGCGAGGCGTGGCGCACCCTCTCCAAGGCACGTAAATCCTTGGTAGAGGCCGAAGCCAAAGTCGCCGAGGTGCGCGCTGAAGAGGATTTCCTGCGCCATGCCGTCGGCGAGCTGGACAAGCTTGCGCCCGAACCCGGGGAAGAGGCCAAGCTTGATACCGACCGCCGCCTGATGCAGGCCGCAGAAAAGATCAAACAGGACGTCGCCCAAGCGCTCAATGCCCTGAGCTACGATGGGGCAGAGGGGATGATCGCCTCAGCCAATCGGTGGCTCGAAGGGGTCGTCGACAAGGCCGAAGGGCGGCTTGATGCACCTCTTGCGGCGCTTGAACGCGCGATGGTCGAGCTTTCCGAAGCGCAAAGCGGGGTCGAGGCCTGCCTCGATGCGCTGACCTTTAACCCTGCCGAGCTAGAGGACTGCGAGGAGCGTCTTTTTGCGATCCGTGGTCTTGCCCGCAAGCATGGCGTGTTGCCCGACGACCTTGCCAAATTTGCCGACGACCTGCGCGAGCGTTTGGCGGTGCTTGATGCAGGCGAAGCAGGACTGGGCAAGTTGGAGCAGGCCGTAAAAGAGGCCGAGGCCGCCTATGAGAGTGCCGCCGCTGCTCTCTCGGACGCCCGCCGCGAGGCCGCAGCGCGGCTTGATGCCGCCATGGCCAAAGAGCTTGCGCCGCTCAAGATGGAGCGTGCGGTTTTCGTGACCGAAATCACCCAAGGCGATGCAGGACCCGAGGGGCGCGACGAGGTGAACTTTACCGTTGCCACCAACCCCGGATCACCCGCAGGCCCGCTCAACAAGATCGCGTCTGGGGGCGAGCTGAGCCGTTTCCTTCTGGCGCTCAAGGTGTGCCTCACCCAAGGGGTCAGCGGCATGACGATGATCTTTGACGAAATCGACCGAGGCGTGGGCGGCGCGACCGCCGATGCTGTGGGCCGCCGTTTGGCCGAGATCGCCAAGGGCGGTCAGGTGCTTGTCGTGACCCACTCGCCGCAGGTCGCGGCGCTCGGCGGGCACCATTGGCGCGTGGAAAAGCGTCAGACCGAGGATGCGACCACTTCGACCGTGGTGCCCCTGACGATGACGGACCGGATCGACGAGATTGCCCGCATGCTGTCGGGGGATCGTATTACGGACGAAGCGCGAGCCGCGGCGCGTGCGCTGATGCCGAGCTGA
- a CDS encoding chloride channel protein, translating to MVEQCKNPVLVVLANWKQEALLTLRIIRKKGPSQAQFWVFALFLGLLGGGAAVLFRTGIESLQALVYQTDNVAWLYQNVDRLAWYWIVLIPTFGGLCVGLILDRFTQDGRVHSVADVIEGAALNQGRVDVKAGAASAVASFITLSTGGSSGREGPVVHLASVISSVVSKWIRADGVTGRDLLGCAVAAAVSASFNAPIAGALFALEVVLRHFAVHAFAPIAIASVTGAIVSRLALGDNPEFTISSLTALRFYAEIPAFMILGLICGLVAYAQIRTIFFADHFATLVQKALHLPRFLRPATAGLLLGGIALVFPHIIGVGYGITADALFGRLGFWTAVLFVGVKIIAVAITMGGRMGGGVFSPSLMIGALTGLAFGLFATSLFPEQSGSATLYALAGMGAVAASVLGAPISTTLIVFELTGDWQTGLAVMVAVSLATALTSRLVDRSFFLTQLERRNVHLAAGPQAYLLATFKVAGIMRSLNTDTEVDQEACAELIAQGIYVEPDDTLDKAMPLFEQSGSSIVPVVSFTQKDSPPTLRGAVFHVDALRAFNRALAAVAAEEHS from the coding sequence ATGGTTGAGCAGTGTAAGAATCCGGTCCTGGTTGTTCTGGCGAACTGGAAACAGGAGGCGCTGCTCACGCTTCGGATCATTCGCAAGAAAGGTCCCTCTCAGGCTCAGTTCTGGGTGTTTGCGCTCTTTCTCGGTCTTTTGGGCGGCGGGGCGGCTGTGCTCTTTCGCACGGGGATCGAGAGCCTTCAGGCCTTGGTCTATCAGACCGACAATGTCGCTTGGCTCTATCAAAATGTGGATCGTCTCGCATGGTATTGGATAGTCCTTATTCCGACCTTTGGCGGCCTGTGCGTTGGGCTCATCCTTGATCGGTTTACCCAGGACGGGCGGGTGCATTCGGTGGCCGATGTGATTGAAGGGGCAGCTTTGAACCAAGGCCGCGTCGACGTCAAAGCGGGGGCCGCCTCCGCAGTGGCGAGTTTCATCACTCTTTCGACGGGGGGCTCTTCGGGACGCGAGGGTCCCGTTGTGCACCTTGCTTCAGTGATTTCGAGCGTGGTCTCCAAGTGGATTCGCGCAGATGGCGTCACGGGCCGCGATCTCTTGGGGTGCGCAGTTGCGGCGGCGGTTTCTGCATCGTTCAACGCGCCGATTGCGGGGGCTCTCTTTGCGCTCGAAGTGGTGCTTCGGCATTTTGCCGTCCATGCCTTTGCGCCCATTGCGATCGCATCGGTGACAGGCGCCATCGTGAGCAGGCTTGCGCTTGGCGACAACCCCGAATTCACGATCTCCTCCCTGACCGCTCTGCGCTTTTACGCCGAAATACCCGCCTTCATGATCCTTGGGCTGATCTGCGGCCTTGTGGCCTATGCCCAGATCCGAACGATTTTTTTCGCCGATCATTTCGCAACGCTTGTTCAAAAGGCTTTGCATCTGCCCCGCTTTTTGCGGCCTGCGACGGCGGGGCTGCTTCTTGGGGGAATTGCGCTGGTCTTTCCTCATATCATCGGCGTGGGTTATGGCATCACAGCGGATGCATTGTTCGGACGGCTCGGGTTCTGGACGGCCGTTCTCTTTGTCGGGGTCAAGATCATCGCGGTGGCGATCACGATGGGCGGGCGCATGGGCGGCGGGGTGTTCTCGCCTTCGCTCATGATCGGGGCGCTGACGGGGCTTGCATTTGGTCTCTTTGCAACATCGCTTTTCCCCGAGCAATCGGGGTCGGCCACACTCTATGCGCTTGCAGGGATGGGGGCGGTTGCGGCCTCTGTTCTCGGCGCACCGATTTCCACCACGCTGATCGTCTTCGAACTCACAGGTGACTGGCAGACGGGTCTGGCGGTGATGGTTGCGGTGTCGCTTGCCACGGCGCTCACATCGCGGCTTGTGGACCGTTCGTTCTTTCTGACACAGCTCGAGCGGCGCAATGTGCACCTTGCTGCAGGACCGCAGGCCTATCTCCTTGCGACCTTCAAGGTGGCGGGCATCATGCGCAGCCTGAACACCGATACCGAAGTGGACCAAGAAGCCTGCGCCGAATTGATCGCACAAGGCATCTATGTCGAACCCGATGATACGCTCGACAAAGCCATGCCGCTCTTCGAGCAAAGCGGTTCGAGCATCGTGCCTGTGGTGAGTTTCACCCAAAAAGATAGCCCCCCAACATTGCGGGGGGCTGTGTTCCACGTCGATGCTCTACGTGCCTTCAATCGGGCTTTGGCGGCTGTTGCCGCCGAAGAGCACTCCTAG
- the ftsA gene encoding cell division protein FtsA, translating into MRHLYEAQRAMRNMRQAAMQRGVVAILDIGSSKIACLVLRFDGPERFRESEGVGSLAGQSQFRVIGAATTRSRGVSFGEIEAVQEAERTIRTAVHAAQKMANVKVDHVIACFGGARPRSYGLDGRVEIDGQIVTDSDIGRVLAACDMPDIGEGREVLHAQPVNFALDHRSGLVDPRGQVGNELAADLHLLTVEGSAIHNLLHCIKRCDLELAGIASSAYVSGIASLVEDEQELGAACIDMGGGSTGLSIFMKKHMIYADSVRMGGDHVTKDISLGLQIPMATAERIKTFYGGVVATGMDDREMIEIGGDTGDWERDRRTVSRAELIGIMRPRVEEILEEIRARLDAAGFEHLPSQQIVLTGGASQIPGLDGLASRILGQLVRLGRPLRVQGLPQAATGPAFAAGVGLTLFAANPQDEWWDFEIPAERYPSRSLKRAVKWFKDNW; encoded by the coding sequence ATGAGGCACCTCTACGAAGCCCAGCGGGCAATGAGAAACATGCGCCAAGCAGCAATGCAGCGCGGTGTTGTGGCTATTCTTGATATCGGCTCTTCCAAGATTGCCTGTCTCGTTCTGCGGTTTGACGGTCCCGAGCGGTTTCGCGAAAGCGAAGGCGTGGGATCGCTTGCGGGTCAGTCCCAGTTTCGGGTCATCGGTGCTGCGACCACCCGTTCGCGCGGCGTCTCCTTTGGCGAGATCGAAGCGGTGCAAGAGGCCGAGCGCACCATCCGCACCGCCGTTCACGCTGCACAAAAGATGGCCAACGTCAAAGTGGACCACGTCATCGCATGTTTCGGCGGCGCGCGTCCGCGTTCTTATGGGCTTGATGGCCGCGTCGAGATCGACGGCCAGATCGTGACGGACAGCGATATCGGTCGCGTTTTGGCAGCCTGCGACATGCCCGATATCGGCGAAGGCCGCGAAGTGCTTCATGCGCAGCCAGTGAATTTCGCTCTCGATCATCGTTCGGGGCTTGTCGATCCGCGGGGGCAGGTGGGCAACGAACTCGCCGCCGATCTGCATCTTTTGACCGTCGAAGGCTCTGCGATCCACAACCTTCTGCACTGTATCAAGCGCTGTGACCTCGAACTCGCGGGGATAGCCTCGTCGGCCTATGTGTCAGGCATCGCTTCGCTCGTCGAAGACGAACAAGAACTTGGCGCAGCCTGCATCGACATGGGCGGCGGCTCGACGGGCCTGTCGATCTTTATGAAGAAACACATGATCTATGCCGACAGCGTCCGCATGGGCGGGGATCACGTGACCAAGGATATTTCGCTCGGGCTGCAAATCCCGATGGCGACCGCTGAGCGGATCAAGACATTCTACGGCGGCGTTGTTGCCACAGGGATGGACGACCGCGAGATGATCGAGATCGGCGGAGATACGGGCGATTGGGAGCGCGACCGCCGCACCGTGAGCCGTGCCGAGTTGATCGGTATCATGCGCCCGCGTGTCGAAGAAATCCTCGAGGAAATCCGCGCGCGTCTTGACGCTGCGGGTTTCGAGCATCTTCCCAGCCAGCAGATCGTTCTGACGGGCGGCGCAAGCCAGATCCCGGGTCTCGATGGGCTTGCCAGCCGCATCCTCGGCCAACTGGTCCGTCTGGGCAGACCGCTCCGTGTTCAGGGGTTGCCGCAGGCGGCCACAGGACCCGCGTTTGCGGCGGGTGTGGGCCTCACGCTCTTTGCGGCGAACCCGCAAGATGAATGGTGGGACTTTGAAATCCCCGCCGAACGCTATCCGTCGCGCTCGCTCAAGCGGGCCGTCAAATGGTTCAAAGACAACTGGTAA
- the lpxC gene encoding UDP-3-O-acyl-N-acetylglucosamine deacetylase yields MQTSLQSQVTFKGIGLHSGIPVAMTVRPAPADTGIVFRRIDVTGDNEIAALWSNVSQEALNTRIVNAEGVSVATIEHIMAALSGCGVHNAFIDIDGPEVPIMDGSSAEFVAAFVKIGLVELEAPLRAIEILREVKVTRGEAVAVLRPSSELYMSFSIEFPDPAIGAQTKAMSLANGAFVRELCNSRTFCRNSDVEAMRKAGLALGGSLENAVVVDGESVLTPGGLRHGNEAVRHKMLDALGDLFTAGAPIIGAYEGVRAGHALTNALLREVFSDPRNYRLVTCAPWQVARLPGAGLSALDLMAVA; encoded by the coding sequence GTGCAAACGAGCCTACAGTCGCAAGTCACCTTCAAGGGGATCGGTCTCCACTCGGGTATTCCCGTTGCTATGACCGTCCGTCCCGCGCCAGCGGATACGGGCATCGTGTTCCGCCGCATAGATGTTACGGGCGACAACGAGATTGCCGCTCTTTGGTCGAACGTCAGCCAAGAGGCGCTGAACACGCGTATCGTCAATGCAGAAGGCGTGTCCGTTGCGACCATCGAGCATATCATGGCTGCGCTCAGCGGCTGCGGCGTGCATAACGCATTCATCGACATCGACGGACCCGAAGTGCCGATCATGGACGGCAGTTCGGCAGAATTCGTTGCGGCTTTCGTCAAAATCGGCTTGGTGGAACTCGAGGCGCCGCTGCGTGCCATCGAAATTCTGCGCGAGGTAAAGGTCACGCGCGGCGAGGCGGTCGCGGTGCTGCGCCCGTCGAGCGAACTTTACATGTCGTTCTCGATCGAGTTTCCCGATCCTGCCATCGGTGCCCAGACCAAAGCCATGTCGCTTGCGAATGGCGCATTCGTGCGCGAGCTTTGCAACAGCCGCACCTTCTGTCGCAATTCGGATGTTGAAGCGATGCGCAAGGCGGGCCTTGCCCTTGGCGGCTCGCTTGAAAATGCGGTTGTCGTCGACGGCGAAAGCGTTCTGACGCCGGGCGGTTTGCGTCACGGCAACGAAGCGGTGCGGCACAAGATGCTGGACGCTTTGGGGGATCTCTTTACCGCAGGCGCACCGATCATCGGCGCTTATGAAGGGGTACGCGCAGGTCACGCCCTGACCAATGCGCTCTTGCGTGAAGTCTTCTCCGATCCGCGCAATTATCGTCTTGTCACCTGCGCTCCTTGGCAGGTTGCGCGGCTTCCCGGCGCGGGGCTGAGCGCGCTTGATCTCATGGCTGTTGCCTAA
- a CDS encoding outer membrane protein assembly factor BamD has product MSGGKFDAKSKLKAGALLAALLVVSACGKFNNRPDVPLENYTPEEIYQRGEYELERGDEKDAVFYFSEIERLYPYSEWAKRALIMQAYTYHRDRDYPNSRAAAQRFVDFYPADKDAAYAQYLLALSYYDQIDEVGRDQGLTFQALQALRAVIERYPDSEYARSAILKFDLAFDHLSAKEMEIGRYYLKREHYTAAINRFRVVVEEFQTTSQTPEALHRLVEAYLALGLNEEAQTAGAILGHNFPSTEFYQDSYALLTGKGLEPKAFDNNWLSAIYRQTVKGEWL; this is encoded by the coding sequence ATGTCAGGCGGCAAATTTGACGCAAAATCAAAGCTCAAGGCTGGGGCGCTTCTTGCTGCGCTCTTGGTTGTTTCCGCATGCGGCAAGTTCAACAATCGTCCGGATGTTCCTCTCGAAAACTATACGCCCGAAGAAATCTATCAGCGCGGCGAATACGAGCTGGAACGCGGCGACGAAAAAGATGCGGTGTTTTACTTCAGCGAGATCGAGCGGCTTTATCCCTATTCCGAATGGGCCAAGCGCGCCTTGATCATGCAGGCCTATACCTATCACCGTGATCGCGACTACCCCAACAGCCGTGCCGCTGCGCAACGTTTTGTAGATTTCTATCCTGCCGACAAGGATGCCGCTTATGCGCAGTATCTTCTCGCGCTGAGCTATTACGACCAGATCGACGAAGTGGGCCGTGATCAGGGACTCACCTTCCAGGCGCTTCAGGCGCTGCGTGCGGTGATCGAACGTTACCCCGATAGCGAATATGCGCGCTCGGCGATCCTCAAGTTCGACCTTGCCTTCGATCACCTCTCTGCCAAAGAGATGGAAATCGGCCGCTATTATCTCAAGCGCGAGCATTACACCGCTGCGATCAACCGTTTCCGCGTCGTGGTCGAGGAGTTCCAGACCACCTCGCAGACACCCGAAGCGCTCCACCGTCTGGTCGAGGCCTATCTTGCACTCGGTCTCAACGAAGAGGCCCAGACCGCAGGGGCCATTCTCGGCCATAACTTCCCTTCGACCGAGTTTTATCAGGACAGCTACGCGCTTCTCACGGGCAAGGGGCTTGAACCCAAAGCCTTTGACAACAACTGGCTTTCTGCAATCTATCGCCAGACGGTCAAGGGCGAATGGCTCTAA
- a CDS encoding DUF427 domain-containing protein: MADHIKIRPANGTWVVRAGGAVIGETARALELNEEGFAPAIYFPRTDVAMAFLDKSDTAATDPHKGTATYYNIVAKSGPIADAVWSFEEARDELKEIEGYLSFYPAKVAIEQV; the protein is encoded by the coding sequence ATGGCAGACCATATAAAGATACGTCCCGCGAACGGGACTTGGGTCGTCCGTGCCGGTGGCGCAGTTATCGGTGAGACCGCACGTGCGCTTGAACTGAACGAAGAAGGTTTCGCCCCCGCGATCTATTTTCCTCGAACCGATGTCGCCATGGCCTTTTTGGACAAATCCGACACCGCAGCGACCGACCCGCACAAAGGCACGGCCACCTACTACAACATCGTCGCCAAGAGCGGCCCGATTGCAGACGCGGTCTGGTCCTTTGAAGAGGCTCGGGACGAGCTCAAGGAAATCGAAGGCTATCTGTCCTTCTATCCTGCCAAGGTCGCAATCGAACAGGTCTGA
- a CDS encoding FAD-linked oxidase C-terminal domain-containing protein has protein sequence MTSDSTLHLLATLLGDRLSVSKSERDNHGRSESHFPLTPPDAVAFPVSTEEVAEILRICTASNTPVVPWGAGTSLEGHALAIKGGICLDLSRMDRVIEVNAEDMDARVQPGVTREALNEELRSTGLFFPVDPGANASIGGMAATRASGTTAVRYGTMRDNVIGLEVVLADGRIIRTGTRARKSSAGYDLTGLFVGSEGTLGVITELTLRLQGQPQSISSAVCAFESLEGAVEAVIETIQTGIPMARIEFVDAATALAVNAYSGADFPAKPHLLIEFHGSESATAEQAELFGEIAKDHGATGFDWATKTEDRNRLWSMRHKAYWAILASRPGSRAIVTDVCVPVSQLARAVSETQADIEASGLPAPILGHVGDGNFHAILLMDENSPEEREIAKGLAHRMAERALALGGTVTGEHGIGMGKLGYMRAEHGEAWDLMGEIKAALDPQGILNPGKVVP, from the coding sequence ATGACGTCCGACAGCACACTTCACTTGCTTGCAACCTTACTAGGAGATCGTCTGTCTGTCTCCAAGTCAGAACGCGACAATCATGGCCGCTCGGAAAGCCATTTTCCCCTTACCCCGCCCGACGCGGTCGCCTTTCCCGTATCGACAGAAGAAGTGGCGGAAATCCTGCGGATCTGCACGGCATCGAATACGCCTGTCGTGCCGTGGGGGGCAGGAACATCACTCGAAGGCCATGCGCTCGCGATCAAGGGCGGAATCTGTCTTGATCTGTCCCGCATGGATCGGGTGATCGAAGTGAACGCCGAAGATATGGATGCCCGCGTCCAACCGGGCGTCACGCGCGAAGCTCTTAACGAAGAGCTGCGCAGCACGGGGCTGTTCTTTCCTGTCGATCCCGGCGCGAATGCGTCGATCGGCGGTATGGCCGCAACACGGGCCAGCGGCACCACGGCGGTGCGCTATGGGACCATGCGGGACAATGTGATCGGGCTTGAAGTGGTTCTTGCCGATGGCAGGATCATTCGCACGGGCACGCGGGCGCGCAAATCCTCGGCAGGATATGACCTCACCGGTCTCTTCGTCGGCTCCGAAGGCACGCTCGGGGTCATCACCGAACTGACCCTTCGGCTTCAGGGGCAACCACAGAGCATCTCGTCTGCCGTCTGCGCCTTTGAAAGCCTTGAGGGGGCCGTCGAAGCGGTGATCGAAACGATCCAGACAGGAATTCCCATGGCGCGGATCGAATTCGTGGATGCGGCAACAGCCTTGGCGGTAAATGCCTATTCGGGTGCGGATTTTCCCGCCAAACCCCATTTGCTGATCGAATTCCACGGCTCGGAGAGCGCGACAGCAGAGCAGGCCGAACTCTTCGGAGAGATCGCCAAGGACCACGGCGCAACGGGGTTCGATTGGGCCACCAAGACCGAGGACCGCAACAGGCTCTGGTCAATGCGCCACAAGGCTTATTGGGCGATCCTCGCCTCCCGCCCCGGCTCGCGGGCCATTGTCACGGACGTTTGCGTTCCCGTCAGCCAACTCGCCCGCGCGGTGAGCGAAACCCAAGCGGATATCGAGGCAAGCGGCCTTCCCGCCCCGATCCTCGGGCATGTCGGGGACGGGAATTTCCACGCGATCCTCTTGATGGACGAAAACAGCCCCGAAGAACGCGAGATCGCCAAGGGCCTTGCGCATCGCATGGCCGAACGGGCGCTGGCGCTCGGCGGCACCGTCACGGGCGAGCACGGGATCGGTATGGGAAAGCTCGGCTACATGCGCGCGGAGCATGGCGAAGCTTGGGACCTGATGGGCGAAATCAAAGCGGCGCTTGACCCCCAAGGCATCCTGAACCCCGGAAAAGTAGTGCCGTGA
- the ftsZ gene encoding cell division protein FtsZ: MALNLSMPGQEELKPRITVFGVGGAGGNAVNNMIEKELDGVEFVVANTDAQALQQSRSQARIQMGIKVTEGLGAGARATVGAAAAEESIEQIVDHLAGAHMCFITAGMGGGTGTGAAPIIAQAARELGVLTVGVVTKPFQFEGAKRMRQAEEGVEALQKVVDTLIIIPNQNLFRLANERTTFTEAFAMADDVLYQGVKGVTDLMVRPGLINLDFADVRAVMDEMGKAMMGTGEAEGENRAIEAAEKAIANPLLDEISLEGARGVLINITGGHDLTLFELDEAANKIREKVDPDANIIVGSTLDTTMEGRMRVSVVATGIDAVQKREETPLPRRSMAEPLTQTVSAEAPRHVEPAPAPVAQAPRQAAPAQKERTLFDDSFETASEQAEDIFDDFEDQPAVAEDDLPPPAYQPRPEPTMQAAESFVAPRAPAPGTPSPEAMARLQHAVARQPQAAQRPAAPAPQAQPEQQKARFGINSLINRMTGQNAEAEQRTQPQVRAIRNEDPELDPEQERIEIPAFLRRQAN, from the coding sequence ATGGCACTTAACCTCTCCATGCCCGGGCAAGAAGAACTCAAGCCCCGGATTACTGTTTTCGGTGTTGGCGGCGCAGGCGGCAACGCAGTAAACAACATGATTGAAAAAGAGCTCGACGGCGTCGAGTTCGTTGTCGCAAACACCGATGCTCAAGCGCTCCAGCAATCGCGCTCGCAAGCGCGCATCCAGATGGGCATCAAAGTCACCGAAGGTCTTGGCGCGGGTGCGCGTGCGACCGTTGGTGCTGCTGCGGCAGAAGAAAGCATCGAACAGATCGTTGACCATCTTGCGGGGGCACACATGTGCTTTATCACCGCGGGTATGGGTGGCGGCACCGGGACGGGTGCTGCTCCGATCATCGCTCAGGCGGCACGCGAGCTTGGCGTTCTGACGGTCGGTGTTGTCACCAAGCCGTTCCAGTTCGAAGGTGCAAAGCGTATGCGTCAGGCCGAAGAGGGTGTCGAAGCCCTTCAGAAGGTCGTCGACACGCTGATCATCATTCCGAACCAGAACCTGTTCCGTCTTGCCAACGAACGCACGACCTTTACCGAAGCCTTCGCAATGGCTGACGACGTTCTCTATCAGGGCGTCAAGGGCGTGACCGATCTTATGGTCCGTCCGGGCCTCATCAACCTCGACTTTGCCGACGTCCGCGCCGTGATGGACGAAATGGGCAAGGCGATGATGGGTACGGGCGAAGCCGAAGGCGAAAACCGCGCAATCGAAGCTGCGGAAAAAGCCATCGCGAACCCGCTTCTCGACGAAATCAGCCTCGAAGGCGCACGAGGTGTTCTGATCAACATCACCGGCGGTCATGATCTTACGCTGTTCGAGCTTGATGAAGCCGCCAACAAGATCCGTGAAAAAGTTGATCCCGATGCAAACATCATCGTGGGTTCGACCCTTGATACCACGATGGAAGGCCGTATGCGCGTTTCGGTCGTCGCAACCGGTATCGACGCTGTGCAGAAGCGCGAAGAAACGCCGCTTCCGCGCCGCTCTATGGCAGAGCCGCTCACCCAGACTGTCAGCGCAGAAGCCCCGCGCCATGTCGAGCCCGCTCCTGCACCCGTAGCGCAGGCTCCGCGTCAGGCCGCGCCTGCCCAAAAGGAACGCACCCTGTTTGACGACAGCTTTGAAACCGCATCCGAGCAGGCCGAGGACATCTTTGATGACTTCGAAGACCAGCCCGCAGTGGCCGAGGATGATCTTCCGCCGCCCGCATACCAGCCGCGCCCAGAGCCGACCATGCAGGCCGCCGAAAGCTTTGTCGCTCCGCGTGCACCTGCACCTGGAACGCCCTCGCCAGAGGCGATGGCACGTCTCCAGCATGCGGTAGCGCGACAGCCCCAAGCGGCACAGCGTCCGGCGGCTCCTGCACCGCAGGCACAACCGGAGCAGCAAAAGGCCCGCTTTGGAATCAACTCGCTCATCAACCGTATGACGGGTCAGAATGCCGAGGCAGAACAGCGCACCCAGCCGCAAGTTCGCGCCATCCGTAACGAAGACCCCGAGCTTGACCCCGAGCAAGAGCGCATCGAAATCCCTGCGTTCCTGCGTCGTCAGGCCAATTAA